In Xenopus tropicalis strain Nigerian chromosome 5, UCB_Xtro_10.0, whole genome shotgun sequence, one genomic interval encodes:
- the LOC105947352 gene encoding serine/threonine-protein kinase mig-15-like: MANITRDEESVCREVSFLLKFSRHRNIASYYGAYYHPAPNEESSEYLELVLEYCSGGSLYNLIDSTEGQSLKETWIGYVCREVLKALNHIHHHRAVHRDIKSPNVMLTKKGNIKLSE; encoded by the exons ATGGCCAACATCACTCGG GATGAGGAGTCAGTCTGCCGAGAGGTAAGCTTTCTCCTGAAGTTCAGCAGGCACAGGAACATCGCCTCTTACTATGGAGCTTATTACCACCCTGCTCCAAACGAGGAGTCATCGGAGTATCTGGAG CTTGTCCTTGAGTACTGCAGCGGCGGCTCCCTGTACAACCTGATCGACAGCACCGAAGGCCAATCCCTGAAGGAGACCTGGATTGGCTATGTCTGCAGGGAGGTATTGAAG GCTCTCAACCACATTCACCACCACCGGGCCGTTCACAGGGACATCAAGAGCCCCAACGTGATGCTCACCAAGAAGGGGAACATCAAACTCAGTGAGTAA